One genomic region from Macaca mulatta isolate MMU2019108-1 chromosome 20, T2T-MMU8v2.0, whole genome shotgun sequence encodes:
- the NRN1L gene encoding neuritin-like protein isoform X2 has product MRRCHCRCRCCWQPPRALRPLLLLPLVLVPPLAAAAVGPNRCDTIYQGFAECLIRLGDGMGRGGELETICRSWNDFHACASRVLLGCPEEAAAVWESLQQEARRAPHPNNLHTLCSAPVHVRERGTGSETNQETLPAAAPALPMAPAPPLLAAALALTYLLGPLA; this is encoded by the exons ATGCGCCGCTGCCACTgccgctgccgctgctgctggCAACCACCCCGTGCCCTGAGGCCGTTGCTGTTGCTGCCCCTCG TCCTTGTACCTCCCCTGGCAGCAGCTGCAGTGGGCCCAAACCGCTGTGACACCATATACCAGGGCTTCGCCGAGTGTCTCATCCGCTTGGGGGACGGCATGGGCCGCGGAGGCGAGCTGGAGACCATCTGCAG ATCTTGGAATGACTTCCATGCCTGTGCCTCTCGGGTCCTGTTGGGCTGTCCGGAGGAGGCAGCTGCAGTGTGGGAATCACTACAGCAAGAAGCTCGCCGGGCCCCCCATCCGAATAACTTGCACACTCTGTGCAGCGCCCCGGTGCATGTTCGGGAGCGCGGTACAGGCTCCGAAACCAACCAGGAGACACTGCCAGCTGCAGCACCTGCACTCCCCATGGCCCCTGCGCCCCCACTGCTGGCGGCTGCTCTGGCTCTGACCTACCTCCTGGGGCCTCTGGCCTAG
- the NRN1L gene encoding neuritin-like protein isoform X1, with protein MRRCHCRCRCCWQPPRALRPLLLLPLGECGRPGPGPHPLLAQPGQTGHRVCGNTGHQGGEELQGLQEGVLVTSGQKSLYLPWQQLQWAQTAVTPYTRASPSVSSAWGTAWAAEASWRPSADLGMTSMPVPLGSCWAVRRRQLQCGNHYSKKLAGPPIRITCTLCAAPRCMFGSAVQAPKPTRRHCQLQHLHSPWPLRPHCWRLLWL; from the exons ATGCGCCGCTGCCACTgccgctgccgctgctgctggCAACCACCCCGTGCCCTGAGGCCGTTGCTGTTGCTGCCCCTCGGTGAGTGCGGGCGTCCGGGGCCCGGGCCACACCCCCTCCTTGCCCAGCCAGGCCAGACTGGGCATAGGGTGTGTGGGAACACTGGGCACCAGGGTGGAGAAGAGTTGCAAGGGCTCCAGGAAGGTGTGCTGGTGACTTCAGGACAGAAG TCCTTGTACCTCCCCTGGCAGCAGCTGCAGTGGGCCCAAACCGCTGTGACACCATATACCAGGGCTTCGCCGAGTGTCTCATCCGCTTGGGGGACGGCATGGGCCGCGGAGGCGAGCTGGAGACCATCTGCAG ATCTTGGAATGACTTCCATGCCTGTGCCTCTCGGGTCCTGTTGGGCTGTCCGGAGGAGGCAGCTGCAGTGTGGGAATCACTACAGCAAGAAGCTCGCCGGGCCCCCCATCCGAATAACTTGCACACTCTGTGCAGCGCCCCGGTGCATGTTCGGGAGCGCGGTACAGGCTCCGAAACCAACCAGGAGACACTGCCAGCTGCAGCACCTGCACTCCCCATGGCCCCTGCGCCCCCACTGCTGGCGGCTGCTCTGGCTCTGA
- the NRN1L gene encoding neuritin-like protein isoform X3: MRRCHCRCRCCWQPPRALRPLLLLPLVLVPPLAAAAVGPNRCDTIYQGFAECLIRLGDGMGRGGELETICSTVDKEYLIVLREPEGWMS; the protein is encoded by the exons ATGCGCCGCTGCCACTgccgctgccgctgctgctggCAACCACCCCGTGCCCTGAGGCCGTTGCTGTTGCTGCCCCTCG TCCTTGTACCTCCCCTGGCAGCAGCTGCAGTGGGCCCAAACCGCTGTGACACCATATACCAGGGCTTCGCCGAGTGTCTCATCCGCTTGGGGGACGGCATGGGCCGCGGAGGCGAGCTGGAGACCATCTGCAG CACTGTGGACAAGGAGTACCTTATTGTTCTGAGAGAGCCTGAGGGATGGATGTCCTGA